Proteins found in one Streptococcus criceti HS-6 genomic segment:
- a CDS encoding right-handed parallel beta-helix repeat-containing protein, with protein MPLRKKSLAVLMGAFALGMTWQTMTTVSADELADNSANMAAVTDSQSQIQVQAATTGTTVSTDSAVTPAAPPAQAESQASPATADSSTYDSSNYGANLPYTGYEAEQGTLANGAKEEASTDVDSTAGEASEQKYVELPNQGSSVSVQVEAPANAINVRYTIPDGTSGQLDVQVNGNSVANLDLSSSSAWQYLDTDVENDSPTTNSRARFRFDEVHSLLKDIQLKKGDTLTLVKNSADNVAYGIDFIELEQAGDPIAQADNAISIASKGAVANDGRDDSPALFAAINEAKSTGRHVYIPAGQFDFNQKIGVDASNLKISGAGIWHTHLHFTSDQAGGGGFEFNHNDNGIELSDFFMDSNLTSRYHEAANYKAISGTLGSNSSIHDIWEQHFECGMWIGDYDASNMHYTDGLVVKNARIRNNLADGINFAQGTKNSTVENSNIRGNGDDGLATWSSIDGATNATIAENNKFLHNTIELGWRAGGIGIFGGKGHEVANNLIKNNIAGAGIRLSTVFAGHNFDTNDTGIHIHDNLLWKTGTTSDLYRQPRSAIDLQTQRGDIKNVVITDNKILNSVTKAYSATDGQGTENVRFVNNSVDDQAHLESPKPVEPSVTPAPTENDQPSQPSAPAPADQPAPIAEAQPQAEEVPKPEEQPEADAPNQPSDQPEDPEVSEQAPAQPETPTPSEPLVNQPDAPAADEPANSADNHPEADVKPDADKDPANPSQPNGDQPQPSPIAGEGLQDQPQAEEAPKPEDQPETDAPNQPTDQPNGEPVQPDANQPSDQPEDPEVSEQAPAQPETPTPSEPLVNQPDAPAADEPANPADNHPEADIKPDADKDPANPGQPDGNQPQPQPNPEGDQPDQPDQPDSQDQDQPNGDQPNPEGNDQSGEADAGQNGSDTPTDQNENGGEQLLPAPAPENPETGLTELVPSEPVPVPDAPDPVSPAPQADADQPPLVKQADEVAKAAKEADADNQKMPVMPKNPMTPGEVGQPTSPQIPGAKNTVPTSSKKKSSSDNQTHSVKSEKVKKPKSGHKTIGIVLVLGIAFVGATGLLAKRGKHH; from the coding sequence ATGCCATTGAGGAAAAAAAGTCTGGCAGTCTTGATGGGAGCTTTTGCTCTTGGAATGACTTGGCAAACGATGACGACCGTTTCTGCTGACGAACTTGCTGATAACTCGGCAAATATGGCAGCTGTGACTGATAGTCAGAGCCAGATCCAAGTGCAGGCAGCAACAACTGGTACGACAGTCTCTACTGATAGTGCAGTAACTCCTGCAGCGCCACCAGCTCAGGCAGAAAGTCAAGCCAGTCCAGCGACTGCGGACTCTAGCACTTATGACAGCTCTAATTACGGTGCCAATCTTCCTTATACAGGCTATGAGGCCGAACAAGGAACTTTAGCCAACGGCGCTAAAGAGGAAGCTTCAACAGATGTCGATTCAACTGCAGGAGAAGCTTCTGAACAGAAATATGTCGAACTACCAAATCAAGGGTCTTCCGTCTCTGTTCAGGTTGAAGCCCCAGCCAATGCTATCAATGTTCGCTATACCATTCCTGACGGAACATCTGGTCAATTAGATGTTCAAGTTAATGGGAACAGTGTAGCCAACCTTGATTTATCTTCATCATCGGCTTGGCAATACCTTGATACGGATGTTGAAAATGACAGTCCAACAACTAATTCACGGGCTCGTTTCCGTTTCGACGAGGTCCATTCCCTTTTGAAAGATATTCAACTGAAAAAGGGAGATACCCTAACCTTGGTCAAAAATTCGGCAGATAACGTTGCCTATGGTATTGACTTCATTGAACTAGAACAGGCTGGCGATCCAATCGCCCAAGCCGACAATGCCATTAGCATTGCTTCTAAGGGAGCAGTAGCCAACGATGGTCGGGACGATAGTCCAGCCCTCTTTGCTGCTATTAATGAGGCCAAATCAACGGGACGTCATGTTTATATTCCGGCCGGTCAGTTTGACTTTAATCAAAAAATTGGTGTAGATGCTTCAAACCTGAAAATTTCAGGTGCGGGCATCTGGCACACCCACCTACATTTCACCAGCGACCAAGCTGGTGGAGGTGGTTTTGAATTTAACCACAATGATAACGGTATCGAGTTGAGCGATTTCTTTATGGATTCGAATCTGACCTCGCGTTATCATGAAGCTGCTAATTACAAAGCGATTTCTGGAACTCTAGGTTCTAACTCATCAATCCATGACATTTGGGAACAACACTTCGAATGTGGCATGTGGATTGGTGACTATGATGCCTCTAATATGCATTATACCGACGGTCTTGTTGTTAAAAATGCACGAATTCGCAATAACCTAGCAGATGGTATTAATTTTGCACAAGGAACAAAGAATTCAACCGTAGAAAACTCTAATATCCGTGGTAATGGTGATGATGGCTTGGCCACCTGGTCAAGTATTGATGGTGCGACTAATGCAACCATTGCCGAAAATAATAAATTCCTTCACAACACCATCGAGTTAGGCTGGCGTGCTGGAGGGATTGGTATCTTTGGTGGCAAGGGCCACGAAGTTGCTAACAATCTGATTAAAAACAATATTGCCGGTGCAGGTATTCGTTTGAGTACTGTCTTTGCAGGTCATAATTTCGATACCAATGACACTGGAATTCATATCCACGATAACCTCCTCTGGAAGACTGGCACAACCAGTGACCTTTATCGTCAACCACGCAGTGCCATTGATCTCCAAACTCAAAGAGGAGATATCAAAAATGTTGTCATCACTGATAATAAAATTTTAAATTCTGTAACGAAGGCCTACAGTGCTACTGACGGTCAAGGAACAGAAAATGTTCGCTTTGTAAATAATAGTGTTGATGATCAAGCGCACCTTGAAAGCCCTAAGCCAGTAGAGCCAAGTGTGACACCAGCACCGACAGAAAACGATCAACCATCTCAACCTTCTGCCCCAGCCCCAGCCGATCAACCAGCGCCAATTGCGGAAGCACAACCTCAAGCAGAAGAAGTGCCTAAACCAGAGGAACAACCGGAAGCTGATGCCCCAAATCAACCATCTGATCAACCAGAAGATCCAGAGGTATCGGAACAGGCTCCGGCTCAGCCCGAAACGCCAACTCCATCAGAGCCTTTAGTCAATCAGCCAGACGCCCCAGCAGCTGATGAACCTGCGAATTCTGCTGATAATCACCCGGAAGCTGATGTAAAACCAGACGCAGACAAGGATCCAGCTAATCCAAGTCAGCCAAACGGTGATCAACCCCAGCCATCTCCGATTGCAGGAGAAGGACTTCAAGATCAACCTCAAGCAGAAGAAGCGCCTAAACCAGAGGACCAACCGGAAACTGATGCCCCAAATCAGCCAACGGACCAACCAAACGGTGAGCCTGTACAGCCAGATGCCAATCAACCATCTGATCAACCAGAAGATCCAGAGGTATCGGAACAGGCTCCGGCTCAGCCCGAAACGCCAACTCCATCAGAGCCTTTAGTCAATCAGCCAGACGCCCCAGCAGCTGATGAACCTGCGAATCCTGCTGATAATCACCCGGAAGCTGACATAAAACCAGATGCAGATAAGGATCCAGCTAATCCAGGCCAGCCAGATGGTAATCAACCTCAGCCCCAACCTAATCCAGAAGGAGATCAGCCTGATCAACCGGATCAGCCGGATTCTCAGGATCAGGATCAACCAAACGGCGATCAGCCTAATCCAGAAGGTAATGATCAATCTGGTGAGGCAGATGCAGGTCAGAATGGTTCCGATACTCCAACAGATCAAAATGAAAACGGTGGGGAACAACTGTTACCAGCACCAGCGCCGGAGAATCCCGAAACTGGTCTAACGGAATTGGTTCCATCAGAGCCTGTCCCAGTACCAGATGCTCCAGATCCTGTTAGTCCAGCTCCTCAAGCTGATGCTGATCAACCTCCGCTTGTTAAACAAGCCGATGAGGTAGCGAAAGCAGCTAAAGAAGCCGATGCTGACAATCAAAAGATGCCAGTCATGCCCAAAAATCCGATGACACCGGGAGAAGTTGGACAGCCAACCTCTCCGCAAATTCCAGGAGCTAAGAATACAGTTCCTACCAGTTCGAAAAAGAAGAGTAGTTCGGATAATCAAACCCATTCTGTCAAATCAGAAAAAGTTAAAAAACCTAAATCAGGCCATAAAACAATCGGTATTGTCTTAGTTCTTGGTATCGCTTTTGTTGGTGCAACAGGTCTGCTAGCAAAACGTGGTAAACATCATTAA
- a CDS encoding glycoside hydrolase family 66 protein yields the protein MLTLPSMLVLLACGMMFVLPARSAHAEDVVNQPRVADEASTASRPASSQTTLERSQWQEDTQPAEEDTSNVSFKGNSQQEVASSDSSTELQDPAKQTPPELISGDSASGSVPASSAIEQTGSNQEAAQNQSTSNQGPGVIRATSAQVTATRSVIASQAGDAILDLSADKASYRPGEDVNLSVDFKNTTEQEQDITVYADVYYVDNKLGTYKFTRHLKAGEGYKMQAGDLKIPASQFENNHGYLVKIKVADVNNNTLGESSRAVAVESDWTKFPRYGIVGGSQDTNNSLLSKDADRYRAALEKLKNMNINSYFFYDVYKTATNPFPSDEARFKQDWNTWSGSEIDTQAVKDIVNQVHEGGAVAMLYNMILAENTNTGEAPALPETEYAYNSDDRGYGAKGQPMSYTVKIPKDGKEEDVQIQRYYNPTSKQWQNYIADKMGQAMKNGGFDGWQGDTIGDNEIYSYADKDSNDPSKKHWLTEGYAEFLRAIKEKLPNYYLTVNDVNGEQIYRLKDGNQDVIYNEIWPFGGSALKDGRNQTEYGDLKARVDEVRKVTGKSLIVGAYMEGSEKGGSKRDAEAGKALQTDAVLLTSASIAAAGGYHMSLAALANQQNEIDGGQGIGVLQTAYYPTQSLKTSSELTRKNNDYQQFITAYENILRDGVENDDAQVNTYNSEGKLLSTDAKGINGHQVWTYGKKGNNFRTVQLLNLMGINSDWKNEDGSEADKTPDEQTNLTVKYALGDVSMEDAQRMANQTYVTSPDDWSKSNMQKVSASVETDENGKPVLVINVPKLTLWDVVYISAEDEKSAPEQDQTAAPADQATDDKAAQDQVNQPAAPAEQPQVPTQAKPVETDPAASPTAPENSAQPEATEQPATQDKAEEEASQPLAESVEPQPEAGNQSDEPVTPAGNFSVEPAAAETPATPADEPSTNKPQDPAAQAQDPSLTEAPAQPEQPQVAEPNSADPAADKAAAPEAAKPDSAQSADPATPATEPAATDPNQPAVNPAPTSNEEPSAGPSAPAMPAQPAASPENELPSPNSGQDNNNQTADLAPEPSSPAVSDNQGNPSGGNQSLQVQGQGNPADPADNPEGSATLPADPADQPNAGSDQASQPDDPAANQNSSELPKNPLVPGEVGQPTTPQLPNLETSTSTSMENESPSAGQSSAKSSEQLPKTGDKTSGLIFGISLVFLALTGLLAKREKN from the coding sequence ATGCTAACGCTTCCCAGCATGCTTGTCTTACTTGCCTGTGGGATGATGTTCGTTCTACCAGCTCGCTCTGCTCATGCAGAGGATGTTGTCAACCAACCCCGAGTTGCAGACGAAGCATCCACAGCTAGTCGTCCAGCGTCGTCGCAGACGACTCTGGAACGCAGTCAATGGCAAGAAGATACTCAGCCAGCAGAAGAAGACACTAGCAATGTGAGTTTTAAAGGCAATTCCCAGCAGGAAGTTGCCAGTTCAGACTCCAGTACAGAATTGCAAGATCCAGCAAAACAAACCCCTCCAGAACTTATTTCTGGGGATTCAGCTTCAGGGTCGGTTCCAGCAAGTTCAGCAATTGAACAAACGGGCTCAAATCAAGAAGCTGCCCAAAACCAATCAACTAGCAATCAAGGACCAGGTGTTATTCGGGCCACTAGTGCTCAGGTAACAGCGACTCGGTCAGTTATTGCTTCACAAGCGGGTGACGCTATTCTGGATTTATCAGCCGATAAGGCCAGTTATCGACCAGGTGAAGATGTCAACCTGTCTGTTGATTTTAAAAATACAACAGAACAGGAGCAGGACATAACAGTTTATGCTGACGTTTATTACGTTGACAACAAATTGGGAACTTATAAGTTCACGAGACACCTGAAAGCCGGTGAAGGTTACAAGATGCAAGCAGGTGACTTGAAAATTCCTGCTTCGCAATTTGAAAACAACCACGGTTACCTAGTTAAAATTAAAGTAGCTGATGTTAATAATAACACGCTAGGTGAAAGCAGCCGTGCCGTTGCTGTTGAAAGCGATTGGACCAAGTTTCCTCGTTATGGTATCGTAGGTGGTTCACAAGATACCAACAACAGCCTTCTATCTAAAGATGCTGATCGCTACCGTGCCGCACTTGAAAAATTGAAGAATATGAACATCAATTCATATTTCTTCTACGATGTTTACAAAACAGCCACTAACCCATTCCCAAGTGACGAAGCTCGTTTCAAACAAGATTGGAATACTTGGAGTGGTTCTGAAATTGATACCCAAGCTGTCAAAGATATTGTCAACCAAGTTCATGAAGGTGGAGCAGTAGCCATGCTCTACAATATGATCTTGGCTGAAAATACCAATACGGGTGAAGCTCCTGCCTTGCCAGAAACGGAATATGCTTATAACAGTGATGACCGTGGTTATGGTGCCAAGGGACAACCGATGTCTTATACCGTAAAAATTCCAAAAGACGGCAAAGAAGAAGATGTTCAAATTCAACGTTACTACAACCCAACCAGTAAACAATGGCAAAACTACATTGCCGATAAAATGGGCCAAGCTATGAAAAATGGCGGCTTTGATGGTTGGCAAGGTGACACTATCGGAGATAATGAAATTTACAGCTATGCCGATAAGGATAGCAATGACCCAAGCAAGAAACATTGGCTAACAGAAGGGTATGCAGAATTCCTTCGTGCCATTAAAGAAAAATTACCAAATTACTACTTAACCGTAAACGATGTTAATGGTGAACAAATCTACCGCCTTAAAGACGGTAATCAAGATGTTATCTACAACGAAATCTGGCCATTTGGTGGTTCAGCTCTCAAAGATGGCCGCAATCAAACCGAATATGGTGATCTGAAGGCGCGTGTCGATGAGGTTCGTAAGGTAACAGGTAAGTCTCTTATTGTCGGTGCCTATATGGAAGGTAGCGAAAAAGGAGGCTCTAAACGTGATGCAGAGGCTGGCAAGGCCTTGCAAACAGATGCTGTTCTTTTGACCAGCGCTTCGATCGCAGCTGCCGGCGGCTACCACATGTCTCTCGCAGCTCTTGCTAACCAGCAGAACGAAATAGACGGAGGCCAAGGTATTGGTGTCCTTCAAACTGCTTATTATCCAACTCAAAGCTTGAAGACTTCAAGCGAATTGACTCGTAAAAATAATGATTATCAACAATTTATCACAGCTTATGAAAATATTTTGCGTGATGGTGTTGAAAATGATGATGCCCAAGTAAATACTTATAATTCAGAAGGTAAACTTCTGTCAACTGATGCCAAAGGTATTAATGGCCATCAAGTATGGACTTATGGCAAAAAAGGCAATAACTTTAGAACTGTTCAACTTTTAAATCTGATGGGAATTAATTCTGATTGGAAAAATGAAGATGGTTCAGAAGCAGACAAGACACCAGATGAGCAAACAAACTTGACTGTTAAGTATGCTCTTGGTGATGTATCAATGGAAGATGCCCAACGTATGGCAAATCAAACCTACGTAACATCTCCAGATGACTGGTCTAAATCTAATATGCAAAAAGTTTCTGCCTCAGTAGAAACTGACGAAAACGGTAAACCAGTTCTCGTTATCAATGTTCCTAAATTAACACTTTGGGATGTTGTCTATATCTCAGCTGAAGATGAAAAATCAGCCCCTGAGCAAGATCAAACAGCGGCTCCTGCTGATCAAGCGACTGATGACAAAGCGGCTCAAGACCAAGTAAATCAGCCAGCAGCCCCAGCAGAACAGCCTCAAGTCCCAACTCAAGCTAAACCTGTGGAAACAGATCCGGCAGCAAGTCCAACTGCTCCAGAAAATTCAGCTCAACCTGAAGCAACTGAGCAACCAGCTACCCAAGATAAGGCAGAAGAGGAAGCCAGTCAACCTCTTGCGGAATCAGTTGAACCTCAGCCTGAAGCAGGAAACCAATCAGACGAACCAGTAACGCCAGCAGGCAATTTCTCTGTGGAACCAGCCGCAGCTGAAACCCCTGCGACTCCAGCAGACGAACCAAGTACCAATAAGCCTCAAGATCCAGCAGCTCAAGCTCAAGATCCAAGCCTTACCGAGGCACCAGCTCAACCAGAGCAACCGCAGGTAGCGGAGCCAAACTCGGCGGATCCAGCAGCTGATAAAGCGGCAGCACCAGAAGCTGCTAAACCGGATTCAGCTCAGTCAGCCGACCCCGCTACTCCAGCAACTGAGCCTGCTGCTACCGACCCCAATCAGCCTGCCGTTAATCCAGCTCCAACCTCTAATGAAGAGCCATCAGCTGGACCATCGGCTCCCGCTATGCCCGCACAGCCAGCTGCCAGTCCTGAAAATGAATTGCCAAGTCCAAATTCTGGACAAGACAATAATAATCAAACAGCTGACTTAGCGCCAGAGCCAAGTTCTCCAGCGGTTTCTGATAATCAGGGAAACCCATCAGGTGGGAATCAATCCCTACAGGTTCAAGGACAAGGCAATCCGGCTGACCCAGCTGACAATCCAGAAGGTTCTGCAACTCTTCCAGCGGACCCAGCGGATCAGCCTAATGCTGGTTCAGATCAGGCCAGTCAGCCTGACGATCCAGCAGCTAATCAAAATTCATCAGAATTGCCCAAAAATCCTTTAGTACCAGGTGAAGTCGGCCAGCCAACAACGCCGCAGCTTCCCAATTTAGAGACATCGACTTCGACCAGTATGGAGAATGAGAGCCCCTCTGCTGGCCAGTCCTCCGCTAAGTCTTCAGAGCAATTACCTAAGACAGGAGACAAAACCAGTGGTCTCATTTTTGGTATTAGTCTGGTCTTCCTCGCTTTGACAGGATTGCTGGCAAAACGTGAAAAAAACTAA
- the dtd gene encoding D-aminoacyl-tRNA deacylase produces the protein MRIVLQRVSQAQVSIDGEMVASIGSGLLLLVGVDPEDHQEDLEYMARKVLNMRVFSDDEGKMNLSVKDIGGKILSVSQFTLFANTKKGNRPAFTEAAPPKMAGKLYQDFNQILSQEIPLETGEFGSDMKVSLINDGPVTILLDSKNR, from the coding sequence ATGAGAATTGTATTGCAGCGAGTTAGTCAAGCACAGGTAAGTATTGACGGAGAAATGGTTGCTTCAATTGGTTCAGGACTCTTATTATTGGTTGGGGTTGATCCTGAAGATCATCAAGAAGACTTGGAATATATGGCTCGCAAAGTCCTTAATATGAGGGTCTTCTCTGATGACGAAGGGAAGATGAATCTTTCGGTGAAAGATATTGGGGGCAAAATTCTTTCGGTTTCTCAATTTACCTTGTTTGCAAATACGAAAAAGGGAAATCGCCCAGCCTTTACAGAGGCAGCTCCGCCCAAAATGGCCGGAAAACTTTACCAAGACTTCAACCAAATTCTTTCCCAAGAAATTCCTCTTGAGACCGGAGAATTTGGGTCGGACATGAAAGTGTCTTTAATCAATGATGGACCAGTGACGATCCTTCTCGACAGCAAAAATCGCTAA
- a CDS encoding RelA/SpoT family protein gives MASNPNLKGPEVVDAVKTYMAPADVALVQKALDYATEAHKTQRRQSGEPYIIHPIQVAGILADLQLDAVTVACGFLHDVVEDTEVTLEDLERDFGLKVSQIVDGVTKLGKVKYKSHEEQLAENHRKMLMAMSKDIRVILVKLADRLHNMRTLKHLRPDKQKRISRETMEIYAPLAHRLGISAIKWELEDLAFRYLNEVEFYKISHMMHEKRRERESLVDEIVEKIKNYTAEQGLHGKIYGRPKHIYSIYRKMRDKKKRFDQIYDLIAIRCIMDTPSDVYAMLGYIHELWRPMPGRFKDYIANPKSNGYQSIHTTVYGPKGPIEIQIRTQEMHEVAEYGVAAHWAYKKGIKGKVDAQESAIGMNWIQDLVELQAGSNGDAQEFVDSVKEDIFSARIYVFTPSGDVQELPRDSGPIDFAYAIHTQVGEKAVGAKVNGRMVPLTAKLKTGDVVEIVTNQNSFGPSRDWIKLVKTTKARNKIRQFFKNQDKEMSISKGRDLLIDYFQEQGYVANKYLDKKHIDEILPRMSVRSEEALYAAIGFGEISATTVFNRLTEKERREEERAKAKAEADELINGGEVKHQNKDVLKVKSENGVIIQGASGLLMRIAKCCNPVPGDPIEGYITKGRGVAIHRADCHNIKSQDGYEQRLIDVEWDETSKLGQEYLAEIDIYGLNRSGLLNDILQILSTQTKSISTVNAQPTKDMKFANIHVSFKIPNLNTLTTVVDKIKVVPDVYSVKRTNG, from the coding sequence ATGGCAAGTAACCCAAATTTAAAGGGACCAGAAGTTGTTGATGCGGTTAAAACCTATATGGCACCGGCAGATGTTGCTCTGGTTCAAAAGGCTTTGGATTATGCAACAGAAGCTCATAAAACGCAAAGGCGGCAATCGGGTGAGCCCTACATTATTCATCCTATTCAAGTGGCTGGGATCTTAGCTGATTTACAACTGGATGCTGTAACGGTTGCCTGCGGTTTTCTTCATGATGTAGTGGAGGATACAGAGGTCACCTTAGAAGATCTGGAAAGAGATTTTGGCCTCAAGGTCAGTCAGATTGTTGATGGGGTTACCAAGTTAGGAAAAGTAAAGTACAAATCCCATGAAGAACAATTAGCTGAAAATCACCGTAAGATGCTCATGGCCATGTCTAAGGATATCCGAGTTATTCTGGTTAAGTTGGCTGACCGCCTCCATAATATGCGGACCCTAAAACATTTACGGCCTGACAAACAAAAACGGATATCTCGTGAGACCATGGAAATTTACGCTCCTCTGGCCCATCGTTTGGGGATTAGTGCTATCAAGTGGGAACTGGAAGATTTAGCCTTCCGCTATCTCAATGAGGTAGAATTCTATAAAATTTCCCACATGATGCACGAAAAACGGCGGGAACGCGAAAGTTTAGTGGATGAAATCGTTGAGAAAATCAAGAATTATACAGCTGAACAAGGGCTTCACGGAAAGATTTACGGTCGGCCCAAACACATTTACTCTATTTACCGTAAAATGCGAGATAAGAAGAAGCGCTTTGATCAGATTTATGATTTGATTGCTATCCGCTGTATTATGGATACTCCTAGCGATGTATATGCTATGCTGGGTTATATTCACGAGCTTTGGCGTCCTATGCCGGGACGGTTCAAAGACTACATCGCCAATCCAAAATCGAACGGCTACCAATCCATTCATACAACCGTTTATGGTCCTAAAGGTCCCATTGAAATTCAAATTCGGACCCAAGAGATGCACGAAGTAGCTGAGTATGGGGTTGCTGCTCACTGGGCCTATAAAAAGGGCATCAAAGGTAAGGTCGATGCCCAAGAATCCGCTATTGGAATGAACTGGATTCAGGACTTGGTTGAACTGCAGGCGGGCTCTAACGGAGATGCTCAGGAATTTGTTGACTCAGTCAAGGAGGATATCTTCTCCGCTCGTATCTATGTTTTCACCCCTTCGGGTGATGTTCAGGAGTTGCCTCGGGATTCCGGTCCTATTGATTTTGCCTATGCTATCCACACTCAGGTGGGGGAAAAGGCTGTCGGAGCTAAGGTCAATGGCCGTATGGTTCCCTTGACAGCTAAGCTCAAGACTGGTGATGTGGTTGAGATTGTCACCAATCAGAATTCCTTTGGTCCAAGCCGGGACTGGATAAAGTTGGTCAAGACAACCAAAGCCCGCAATAAGATTCGCCAATTCTTTAAAAACCAAGATAAAGAAATGTCCATCAGCAAAGGCCGCGATCTGCTAATTGACTATTTTCAAGAGCAGGGCTATGTGGCCAATAAGTATCTGGATAAAAAACATATTGATGAGATCCTACCTAGAATGAGTGTCCGCAGCGAGGAAGCCCTCTATGCAGCTATTGGTTTTGGTGAAATCAGTGCTACCACCGTCTTTAATCGCCTGACTGAAAAAGAACGACGTGAAGAAGAGCGAGCCAAAGCCAAGGCAGAAGCGGATGAATTGATAAATGGTGGTGAAGTCAAGCATCAGAACAAGGATGTTCTCAAGGTAAAAAGTGAGAATGGGGTCATCATCCAAGGTGCCTCTGGGCTTTTAATGCGGATCGCCAAGTGCTGTAATCCTGTTCCGGGAGACCCGATTGAGGGTTACATTACCAAGGGACGTGGGGTAGCTATCCACCGCGCTGACTGCCACAATATTAAAAGCCAGGATGGTTACGAACAAAGGTTGATTGATGTTGAATGGGATGAAACCAGCAAGCTGGGCCAAGAGTATTTGGCAGAGATTGACATTTATGGTCTCAATCGTTCGGGGCTTCTAAACGATATCCTGCAAATCCTATCAACACAAACTAAGAGTATTTCGACTGTCAATGCTCAACCAACCAAGGATATGAAATTTGCCAATATTCATGTTAGCTTCAAAATCCCTAATTTAAACACCTTAACGACGGTTGTAGATAAGATAAAGGTAGTCCCTGATGTCTATTCCGTAAAACGGACGAATGGTTAG
- a CDS encoding epoxyqueuosine reductase QueH, whose product MIDSQDILAKMNPNQKINYDRVMQKMVANWQDQGLRPKILMHVCCAPCSTYTLEYLSQWADITVYFANSNIHPKAEYQRRQYVVEKFIHDFNENTGQAVQFLGAPYVPNEFFRTVHGLENEPEGGDRCRVCYDYRLDKTAEKAVELGFDYFGSALTISPHKNSQTINTVGLDVQKIYDTQYLPSDFKKNQGYQRSVEMCKEYDIYRQCYCGCIFAAKAQGVDLVQIKKEAQAFMDGKNGERDYAHIRFTFNGKKI is encoded by the coding sequence ATGATTGATAGTCAAGACATCTTAGCAAAAATGAATCCTAACCAAAAAATCAACTATGATCGTGTCATGCAAAAGATGGTTGCCAACTGGCAAGATCAAGGATTAAGACCAAAGATACTCATGCATGTCTGCTGCGCTCCCTGCAGTACCTACACACTGGAGTATCTGAGCCAGTGGGCGGATATCACGGTTTATTTTGCCAATTCTAACATTCATCCCAAGGCGGAATACCAAAGACGGCAATATGTGGTGGAGAAATTTATTCACGATTTCAACGAAAACACTGGGCAGGCTGTCCAATTCCTGGGTGCTCCCTATGTTCCTAATGAATTTTTTCGAACTGTCCACGGATTAGAAAATGAGCCCGAAGGTGGAGATCGCTGTCGCGTCTGCTATGACTATCGCTTGGATAAAACGGCTGAAAAGGCTGTGGAGCTTGGGTTTGATTATTTTGGTAGTGCCTTAACCATCAGCCCCCACAAGAACTCCCAAACGATTAACACTGTCGGACTTGATGTGCAGAAGATTTACGACACCCAATATCTTCCGAGTGATTTCAAGAAAAATCAAGGCTACCAACGCTCTGTAGAAATGTGCAAGGAATATGATATCTACCGTCAGTGCTACTGTGGCTGCATCTTTGCCGCCAAGGCTCAAGGAGTAGACTTAGTGCAAATCAAAAAGGAGGCCCAAGCCTTTATGGACGGTAAAAATGGCGAAAGGGATTATGCCCACATCCGTTTCACCTTTAACGGGAAAAAGATTTAA
- a CDS encoding 16S rRNA (uracil(1498)-N(3))-methyltransferase, with translation MQQYFIKGQPENSFVITDKDTAKHMFQVMRLKAEDQVVLVFDDGIKRLAKVTSPTQQVLELVEELDDNVELPVSVTIASGFPKGDKLDWVTQKATELGAKAIWAFPADWSVAKWDGKKLAKKEEKLAKIALGAAEQSKRNQVPDIRLFAQKSEFIKQLPVFDKVFIAYEESAKQGEQAALARELVQVSAGSKVLFIFGPEGGISPKEIDVFEQAGAIKIGLGPRIMRTETAPLYALSAVSFYTELMRI, from the coding sequence ATGCAACAGTATTTTATTAAAGGTCAGCCAGAAAATTCTTTCGTTATCACAGATAAAGACACCGCTAAACACATGTTTCAGGTTATGCGGCTAAAGGCAGAGGATCAGGTCGTCTTAGTCTTTGATGATGGCATCAAGCGCTTAGCCAAAGTGACTAGTCCGACCCAGCAGGTTTTGGAACTGGTAGAGGAGCTTGACGATAATGTGGAACTGCCAGTTTCAGTTACCATTGCCTCTGGTTTTCCCAAGGGAGACAAGTTAGACTGGGTAACTCAAAAAGCTACAGAACTAGGGGCCAAGGCTATCTGGGCCTTTCCTGCGGATTGGTCAGTTGCTAAATGGGATGGCAAAAAATTGGCTAAAAAAGAAGAGAAGTTGGCAAAAATCGCTCTGGGAGCTGCCGAACAGTCCAAACGTAATCAAGTGCCTGATATTAGGCTATTCGCTCAAAAGTCCGAGTTTATCAAGCAGTTACCGGTATTTGATAAGGTATTTATCGCCTATGAAGAGTCCGCCAAGCAAGGAGAGCAGGCTGCCTTGGCGCGTGAGTTGGTACAGGTTTCAGCAGGCAGTAAGGTTCTCTTCATCTTTGGACCCGAAGGCGGGATTTCTCCAAAAGAAATTGACGTTTTCGAGCAGGCTGGAGCAATCAAGATAGGCTTAGGCCCTCGGATTATGCGGACTGAAACGGCTCCCTTATACGCCCTGAGTGCCGTCAGCTTTTATACAGAATTAATGAGGATTTAA